A region of the Mycobacterium sp. NBC_00419 genome:
GCCGGGGCTCAGGCTCCGCGTTTGCGCCGGTAGAGCGTGCCGATGCCGAGCAGGATCAGGCTGATCACCAGGATGGCGGTGGCCAGGACGTTGATCTGAGGCGGTACAGCCGCTTTCACCGCCGCGTTGACGTACAGCGGGTAGGTCACCGTCGAGCCGCTGACGAAGTAGGTGATGATGAAGTCGTCGAGCGACAGCGCGAAGGACAACATTGCGGCCGCGACGATGCCGGGCACGATGAGCGGCAAGGTGATTTTGAAGAATGTCCGCGTTGCGTTGGCGCCCAGGTCCAGCGATGCGTCCTCGAGCGTCCAGTCGAACCCGCGGATACGGGCCCGCACCGTCATCGCGATGAAGCTGATCTGAAAGGCGATGTGGGCGATGACGATCGTGGTGTAACCGGTGGCCCAGCCGATGTCGAGAAACAACGTCAGCAGCGAGGCGCCCATCACCACCTCGGGTGAGGTCAGCGGCAGCACCAGGAAGGTGTCGACCGCCTTGCTGCCCCGGAACCGTTGGCGCACAAGGGCAACGGCGACCAGCGTGCCGAACACCAAGGCGATCAGGGTCGACACCGCGGCCACGTTGATGCTGAGTTTGAGGGCCTCGGTCAGGGCCGGGTATTTGAAGGGGTTGGCCCAGTTGTCCCAGGTGAAGCCCTGCCAGGTGTAGTTGAACTTGCCTGCCGGCTTGTTGAACGAGAAGACGATGATCACCAGGATCGGCAGGAACAGGTAGAGCAACACCAGCCCGGCGACGATGCGCAGCGCCAGATCGCCCAGCTTGAACGTGCCGCGGAAGTTGCGGCCCGGCTTGGCCAGGCCACCGTGGTCGATCGTCTGGGCGATGGCCACCCCAGCCTCGGTCATACGAGATCCTCCGTACCCAGGGCCCGCGTGTAGAGCAGCACGCCGACCAGGATCAGCGCCATCAGCACGAAGCTCAGCGCGGCCGCGGCTGGATAGTCCTTGACCACCAGGAACTGGCGTTGGATGACGTTGCCGATCATCTTCGTCTGGGTGCTGCCCAGGTAGTCGGCGTTGATGAAGTCACCGACCGACGGGATGAACACCAGCATGCTGCCCGCCAGCACGCCGGGCATGGCCAGCGGCAGTATCACTTTGCCGAACATCCGGCGGTTGGTGCCGTACAGGTCGCGGGAGGCCTCCAGCAGCCGGGGGTCGATCTTTTCCAGGCTGACGTAGAGCGGCAGGATCATGAAGATGACCCAGTTGTAGGTCAGGCCGCCGATCACCGCCCAACTCGTCGAGAGCAGTCGCCCATCAGGCGGCAGCAGCCCGATCGCGTTGAGCCCGCTGACCACCCAGCCGTCGTCGGCCAGGATGGTCTTCCAGGCCAGGGTGCGGATCAGGAACGTCACGAAGAACGGCAGGATCACCAGGCCCAGCAGCAGGTTCTTGTAGCGGCCCGCCTTGAAGGCGATCACGTAGGCCAGCGGGAAGGCCAGCAGAATGCACAGCACCGTGGCGGCCAGCGCGTAACCGAAGGAGCGCAGGATCTGCTCGCGGTACGTGCTCAGCGCCTCACCGTAATTGGCGAAGTCCCAGCCGAAGGTGAGCTTGGGCAGGTAGATCGAGCCGCCCATGGTGGACAGCGAGGTGCGGAACAACGAAACGAACGGGACGACGTAGAAGATCCCGAGATACACAAGTGCGGGCAGGATCATCAAGTACGGAGCAAGTTTGCTCCGCTGCCGGTTGCTGCTGGCTACACCGGCCATGCCGTCAGCCGCCGGTGACCGCGGTGTAGGCCTTGTTGAACTCCGAGATCTGCTCGTCGGTGAGAGCTGCCCAGGTCTTCAGGTTATCCAGGGTTTCCTTCGGCGGGTTGATCAACGGGTTGGAGCCCAGCGCCGGGTCGATCTTGTTGAGCTCATCGGTCATGTCCGTCAGCACGGGAATGTACTGGGTGTGAGCGACGAGCTTGGCGTAGTTGGCCCGGTCGTAGACGTAGTTGATCCACTCCTCGGCGGCCTTCTGGTTCTGCGTCGTGTAGGGGATCACCTGTGTGTCGACGAACGTGGTGCCGCCGGTCTCGGGCACCACGAACTTCAGGTCCGGGTTGTCCTTCTGCAGCTGAACCACGTCACCCGAATAGGCTTGGGCGATCACGACATTGCCCGCCGCCAGGTCGTTGGCGTAGTCGTCGCCAGTGAACCGGCGGATCTGGCCCTTGTCTTTCTGCTCCTTGATCAGGTCGACGGCCTTCTGAACGCCCTCGATGGTCGGGTTTTCCACCGAGGCGCCTTGCGACAGCATGATCATGCCCAGGCCGTCCTGGGTGTCGGAGAACAGGCTGATCTTGCCCTTGAACGCGGGATCCCACAGGTCGTCGATCTTGGTGATGTCGCGACCCGTGGCGGCGCGGTTGTAGGCCAGCGCCGTCATACCGGACATGTACGGCGCACTGAACTTGCGGCCTGGATCGGCCTCGGCGTTGAGCAGATCGGGACGCATGTTCTTCTTGTTGGTCCAGCGGCTCTCGCTGATCGGGTTGAGCCAGCCAAGGCCGTTGAGCCGGGCGGCCATGAACTGCGTCGGGACCACGAGGTCGGCGCCGATGTCCTGCTTGCGCGACAGCGGCTCCTTGTTCTTGGCGAACCACTCCTCGTTGTCGTTGAAGTCTTCCTTGTAGTCCACCGTGAGGCCGGTCGCCGTCTGGAACGCGGCGACAAACCCGTCGGCCATGTACAGCGGCCAGTTCGAAATCCGCAGCTTGCCGGTGGCCGGCGAGCCGTCGTCGGACGGGGTGGCGGGACCGCTGGCCGCACCCGAGGAGTTGTCCGACTTGCTACACGCGGCGAGGAAGGACGGGCCCAAGACCAGAGCTGCCGCCGCGGCGGCGCCACCCCCGATGAACCGGCGGCGAGATGCGAGCTGGGCGATGAGCCGGGGGTCAATCTCTGTGGCCATGTGCCGTAATGCCTTTCGTGGGGAGCTGGTCGAGGGACGAAGCGCGCGGGATCGGGTCTGTTGAAAGGGTTTACGTGTTGTCGAGCATCTCTTCGAGGTCTTCGGTGGTCGGGATGTCGGCCGCCGGTAGCACCAGCGAGGCATCGGGTGACCAGCAGACGTAGACGTCGTCGCCGGGCCGCAACATCGGCAGGTTCTGCTCGGGCCCGACGTGGGCCAGGACCGGCGAGCCGTCCGCAGCCACGAGCGCCAGCCGCAGCACCGGTCCTTGGAAGGTGAGGTCGACGACCTTGGCCGGGACCGCGGCGATGTCACCGGTGGGCCGGTCCATGGACACCCGGACCCGTTCGGGACGCACCATCAGCGTCGCCTGGCCGCCGAACTCGATGGCAGTGTCACCGGGACGTGCCTTGAGTGTGGCCCCGAGCACCTCCACGTCGATGTAGTCGCGGTTGGCGCGGCCGGTCTGGCGACCGTGCCAGAGGTTGGCCTGCCCGATGAATCCGGCGACGAACACCGTCGCGGGCCGGTCGTAGATCTCGGTGGGGGTGCCGATCTGTTCGACCTTGCCCTGGTTCATGACCGCGATGCGGTCGCTCATGGTGAGCGCTTCCTCTTGGTCGTGCGTCACGTAGACGAACGTGATGCCGACCTCGCGCTGGATGCGCTTGAGTTCGAACTGCATGACGTGGCGCAGTTTGAGGTCCAGCGCGCCGAGGGGCTCGTCGAGCAGCAACGCGCTCGGATAGTTCACCAGCGCCCTGGCCAGCGCGACCCGCTGCTGCTGGCCACCGGAGAGCTGCGAGGGTTTGCGCTGGGCGAAGTCGGTCAGGCGCACCACCTCGAGCAACTCATCGACGCTCTTCTTGACGGTGGCCTTGTCCTTCTTCTGGCTGCGCGGCCCGTAGGCGACGTTGTCCCACACGCTCATGTGCGGGAACAACGCATAGTGCTGGAAAACGGTGTTGACGTTGCGCTTGTTCGGTGGCGTCCGCGAGACGTCGACGCCTTCCAGGCGGATCGCGCCCTCGGTCGGGGTCTCGAAGCCCGCGATCATGCGCAACGTGGTGGTCTTGCCACAGCCCGACGGCCCCAGCATCGAGAAGAACTCGCCAGCCCCGATGGAGAAATCAGCGTCGTCCACGGCGACATAGTCGTCGAACCGTTTGACGACGTGATCGATCTCGATCACGGGTCTGCCGTCGGCTCGCTTGGATCCGGGTGCTCCGGTGGTCTGTTCGGTGGCGGTGGCGCCGGTATCGGTCAGGGCCCGTCCTCCTTCATGCCGCGGGGCGGCGAGCACTGCGACCCGGCGGCGCCAACCAAGCTCAGCGCCGCGACGAGCACGCCCCCAGCCAGAATCAGATGGGCATACCTGTCGGCGAATGCGGGACCAAGGTATCCGCGGCCCAGGTCGAGTCGATCCGCGTCGGGTAGCCCACCACGCCATACGGCGCCGTTCACGAAGGTCATCGTCATTCGTTCCTTTGCTGAATTGGTGACCAATATAGCAGGTGACCGTAGTCTCGCAACCTATACGGTTTATCACCACGTGGCGCGGAGCCGATCTGTCACCGCAGGGCAAAACCCCGTTCCGTCAGCGCGATCAGAACTCCCCGTCAGTAGCGTTTTCAAGGGTGGTAGTCGCTAATGCCATGCCCAGTGCTGCCACGTCGGCTTGGGGCACGCGATTTCATGATTCAGCGGGCGTCGACCGACCGCAGGAGCTGCTTGTTGACGAACTCCTCGATGCCCAGTGCACCCAATTCCCTACCGACACCCGATCGCTTGACGCCGCCGAATGGCAGTTCAGCGGCGTCCAGTCCCACCCCGTTCACGTACACCATGCCCGTCTGCAGAGCGTCGGCGACGCGGGCGGCTTGATCCGAGTCGTCGGTGAAGACGTAGGACCCCAGCCCGAAGGGGGTGTCGTTGGCGATGCGCACCGCGTCGTGCTCGCTGCCCGCGCGGTACACGACCGCGACGGGACCGAACAGCTCTTCGGCATAGACGGGGTTGTCCGGTGTCACATCGGCCAGCACCCCACAGCCGTAAAAGGCTCCGTCGCGGGTGCTTTCGAGCAGGACGGTCGCCCCGGCCTCGGTAGCACGGCGCACCTGGGCTTCCAACCGGGTCGCCGCCGCCACCGAGGACAGCGGTCCCAGCACGGTCGCCTCATCCATCGGGTCGCCCGGGGACACCGCGGCGAGCTTCTCGGTGAAACGCGCCACGAACTCGTCGTAGTGGCGGTCGAGGATGACGAAGCGCTTCGCCCCGTTGCACGACTGCCCGCCGTTGTCCAGCCGAGCCTCGACCGCGGCGTTCACCGCCGCGTCGAGGTCGGCGACGTCGAGGACGAGGAAGGGGTCGGACCCGCCGAGCTCGAGCACCACCTTCTTGATGTTGGCCCCGGCCAGCTGGCCCACCATGGCGCCGGCTCGCTCGGAGCCGGTGAAGCTGACGCCGGCGATCCGGCTGTCGCCGATGACGGTCGCAATGGTCGCTTCATCGAACAGCACGGTGGTGTAAACCCCGGTCGGAGCGCCGGCTGCGGCGAACGCCTCGGTGATCGCCGCAGCCGAGTCCGGGCACTGCGGAGCAGGTTTGAGCAGCACCGTGTTGCCCACGGCCAAGCTCGGCGCCGCGAAACGGGCCACCTGGTAGTAGGGGAAGTTCCACGGCATGATCCCCAGGACGACCCCGATCGGTCGTTTGCGGATCGCCGCACTCCCCTGCCCGCCACTCAGCGCGATCGGCGAGTCGGCGAGGAATTGGGCCGCGTGATCGGCGTAGTAGTCGTAGATGTCGGCGCTGAACTCGACCTCTGCGCGCGCTTGGACCAGTGGCTTGCCCATTTCGCGCACCGCAAGCGTCGCCATCTGCTCGAGGTGCTCGCGGTGGTAGCGTGCCACACCTCGCAACACCTCCACCCGGTCGTCTACCACCCGCGCCGACCACGAGCGCTGCGCGTCGCAGGCCCCCTGCAGAGCCGCCTCCACCTGCCCCGCGTCGAAGAAGTCCTGCGGCGGATTCGTCTCCCCCGTAGCGGGATTGACGACTTGAAACGGTGCACTGGTCACGAATTGGTCCTATCTACGAAGTGAATGGTGTTAGAGGGTCGCGTCGAGCTCGGCGAGGAGTACATCGGCGTGCGCTGCGGTGAACGGCAGCGGCGGACGGATCTTCAGAACGTTCTGCCCTTTGCCGGACGCGCTGATCAGCACGCGCCGTTGCCGCAGTTCGTTGACGATCGCGGCGGCTGCCGCGGCGTCGGGAGTCTTGCGTTCGTCGTCGACGACGATTTCGACGGCGACGAACAATCCGGTCCCCCTGACGTGGCCCAGCACTCGATGGCGCTGCGCCAACTCCCGCAATCCAGCGATCAGGTAGGCCCCGGAATCGCGCGCGTTGTCGATCAGCCGATCCTCCTCGATGACGTCCAGGACGGCGGTCGCTGCGGCGATGCTGACGGGGTTTCCCCCAAAGGTGTTGAAATAGCGCATGTCTCGGCCAAACTTGGCCATCACCTCTTCGCGTCCCACCATCGCGGCGATCGGGATGCCGTTGCCCATCGGCTTTCCGAGCACCACCAGGTCGGGTTGGAGCCCGTGCCGCTCGAATCCCCACCAGCCGGTACCCAGCCGCCCGAAACCGGCCTGCACCTCGTCGGCGATCCACAGCCCCCCGGCGTCATGCACCAGCTCCGCGGCTGGGCGCAGGAAGGTGGCGGGGTCGCACTGCACACCGTCACTGGACAACACGGAGTCGACAATCATGCCGGCCAGGCCAACCCCGCGTTGGTTCAGGGTGGCGATGGCCGCGCGGACCTGTTCGACGAAGGCCTCGCCCGCCTCGCGTGGCTCTTCGCGATAGAAGTCGGGTGCGTCGACGAGGACCACGTGCGGTGGTATCGGGTTGTTTGGCCCCAGACTCGGTGAGATCTCCGCTGCCGCTGTGGTGACGCCGTGGTAGGCGTGTGAGGTGCAGATGATCCCCTGCGCGCCAGTCTGATAGCGGGCGGTGCGCAGGGCAAGGTCGACGGCTTCGCTGCCCGTGCAGGTGTAGGCGACCTTGGACAGGGCGGGCGGGAAAAGCGCCACCAGGCGCTCCGAATATCGCACCACCGATTCGGTGAGGTAGCGAGTGTGGGTGTTCAGCACGCCCAGCTGATCGTTGACGAGCCGCTGCACGTGGGGATGGCTGTGGCCGATCACCGGGACGTTGTTGTAGGCGTCGAGGTAACGCTGCCCCGCGGTGTCGTAGAGCCACACTCCGGCGGCGCGTTCCAGCGCGACGGGTTCGCGGTAGAACAGCCGGTAAGTCGGTGCCAGTACGGCCTCGCGGCGTTCGTTGAGTGCCCGGCTGTCGGGATCCAATCCCGCTGCGCCCGTGCCGTCGTAGGCGTTGGCCATGTGCATGGGCTGGGAATTCACTTCGACTCCGACTTCTGCAGGACAGTCATGGTGTGCTTCTTTGCATTCGAGGGACTAACGGTTCAGGGTCGCGCGCAACCGGGTCTCGGCCTCGTCAAGATGGATCGGTCGCAACGCGGCCAGGGCCTGCCAGGTGTGCCGGGAACGCGCCGTACCGTATTCGTCAGCCGGGCCTCCGCGGCGCGCGGTCCAGATCGTCGCATTGCAGACCAGGCGAATCATCGCCAAGGGATAGAGCAGTGAAATTTCGGTGTCAGTGAGTCGAACCACCTGGTCGAACCCCGCTGCGACATCGGCAAGGGCGCTGATTGGGTCGGTTTTTCGGAGCATCGCGTAGGCGCCGGCGATCGCCGGTTCGCATACTCGAGCGGTATAGAGGGAATCGGCGAAGTCGATGACGCCGGTGATGCGTCCTCGCGCCCGATCCCCGAACACATTGAAATCGTTGAGGTCTTGGTGCACAACGCCTTTGGGTAGGTCGGCGATGTGACGCGCGACCACCGTGGCGAACACCTCGACAGCGGCCAGCGCCACCTCGCGCTGCGCCGGATCGCCGATCAGGGGCAGAAGCGTCCCAATCGTTTCCGGTGCAGCTAGCAGGTCCCACCCGTGGGTCTTGGCCGCCTGCGGGTTTTCCTGCACGCCGGCCAGACCGGCCACGATGTTTCCCGCCGTGCGCCCCCAGTCGATCAGCAGTTCACTGGGGTGCTCTGGCAGATCAGACAACAGTGAGCCGTCGATCCAGGAGTACACGCTTAAGCACAGCTCATCGTCGAGGAGTGCCACGTCGGCGCCGTCGCTTCCACGCAGCACTGCCGGAACGGGAAGTAGTCCAGCGAGGCGATCCAGCAGTTGGTGTTGCCAACGCACGCTGCCCACTTCGTTGGCGCGATAGACCTTGACGACCGCACGCAACCCGCCATCGGTTGTGAGGGCGAAGGTTTGGTCGTACTCGCCACCGAGTCGGCGCAATCTAGCGCTGCTCAGCCCGTACTGGTGGTCGACGGCGGCGGCGATGTCGTATGTCGCCAATCCCATTCGCCGATCGGGTGTCCGCTCTGCCAAACCCATTCCCCTATTGCATCATTGTTCACCAATGCTACAAGGTAGTGGAGAGGTTGCGCTTTTGGCAATGGCCGACCCCGCGTCACCTGGCCAACGACGGTGTTGCCGGCCGAACGCCGACGCCATGGACCTTCTCCGGACATCGCGTCCGACGCCAATCAGCTAGCGACGATTTGGATCAGGATGTCGCGGTTGACATTCAGGTGCTCAGAAATCAGTCGCGTAGAAAGGCGCTCGTTGCGCTGTTCGAGCGCGTCGTAGATCGCGCGGTGCTCGCCAAATGCCTGCGCGGCGCCGGTCTTGTACTCCCCCGAACTTGCCTCGAGAATGGCGAGGGCATAGAGCATCTCGGCTTCGACGGCCTTGAAGAAGCGGTCGATTCGAGGGCTGTCGAGCAGCCCGATGATGGCGGCGTGGAAGTCGAGGTCGGACTGAACGATTGCGCGGAAGTCGGTGCCGCGTGAGGCGCGCTCCAGCTGGTCGATCGCCGTCGTGAGTTGGTCGAAGCGTTGTCCGCCACTGGGCTGATCCGAAGTGCACCAGCGTTTGGCCGCGCCGACTTCCAGTACTTCTCGAGAGCGGTACATGTCGGTGATGTCCTCGGCGCTGAAATCGACCACCGTCGAACCCTTGTGTCGCTGATGGCGCACGAGGCCCTCTGATTCGAGCACCCGCAGGGCGTCCCGCACGGTGCGGCGGGACACCTGGTAGCGCTCGGAGATCACTTCTTCGCGCAGCGACGCACCGCGGACAATCTCGCCGGACAGAATCTCCTCGCGAACGAGATCGGCGACCTGCTCGCCCGTTGTGCTTCGGGACGGCAAGAGCGCATGCACTTCGGCGTGCTCACCGGGCATGGATACCACGGCCGCTACCCCTCTCGATCCGTCAGCATTCGATCCATTGTGTACCACGCCGATCGTCCGCCATTGGGAGTGGCGCTTCGTGGGAGGAACCCGTAAAGTCGCCCCGGTGCCGGGTGATTGTAGAATTGGTCACCAATTGGAGCGGATACGGGCGGCTCTATCTCGCGAGGGTGAGTACCAAGCACGACCGACTCGTCGTTCGCGGCGACGTCTGACAAGCGGGCCATCCAGACCGACATCACGACTCCCCCAGAAAGGACACCGCGGTGACCTCCTCAACCACGGGCTTCGACTTCTTCGCCCACCCCGAACTGCCAGCGCCACTGGTCACTGAGCGCGACGCCGCCCAATTCGTCGCCGAAAACTACGGAATCGACGCCACAGCCGCCACTTTAGGCAGTCAGCAAGACGCCAATTTCTTGATGACCAATGCCAGTGGAGCGGTGGTCGGGGTGTTGAAGGTGGCCAATCCGGCTTTCGGTGACGCTGAGATCGACGCCCAGGTAGCAGCGACGGATTGGGTCGCCGAACGCGAGCCAGCACTGCGACTCTCCCGTGCCATTCCCGACCGCCAGGGCCGACAGTTCTCAACACTGCCCGGTGGTCAGGGCTCAGCACGGCTGCTGACCTTCCTGCCCGGCGGCACCCTGGCGGAGTCCGGCTACCTCGCACCGACGGTCCTTGCCGAAATGGGTGACGTTGCGGGCCGCGTCAGCCGAGCGCTGCTCTCATTCGAGCATCCCGGGCTGCGGCGCGTGCTGCAGTGGGATCCGCGTTTTGCAGGCCGTGTCGTCGACTTCCTTGCGGGGTACCTACCCGACTCGTTCGAGGCCGCCAAGATCACGACCGCAACGGCCGCCGCGGTCGACGCACTGCAACGTCTCGACGCTCACCTGCCCCGTCAGGCCGTGCACCTCGACATTGCCGACACCAATACGGTGGGCTCGTGGGGACTCGACGGCAGGCGGCACCCGGACGGGGTCTTGGACTTCGGTGACTTGACCCATACCTGGGCGGTCGCCGAACTCGCCGCTACCGTCGCCTCCACCCTGCATCATCCAGGTGTCGAACCGGCTGCCACGCTGTCGGTGATTTCAGCATTTCATGCCATCCGGCCGCTCAGCGGCGAGGAGATCGATGCGCTGTGGCCGATGGTCGTCGCCAGGACCGCGGTATTGCTGATCAGCGATCTGCAACAGGTCGCCATCGACCCGGGCAACGAGTATGCGGCCACCACGGTGCAGCGGGAACGCGCCCTTCTCGATCAGGCGCTGTCCGTTCCGACGGCGGTCATGTCTGCCCTGATTCGCGACCGGCTTGACGTCGCAGTCCCCCGCCGCGGCCCGGACATGCCCCGGCCGATCTTTGAGATTGAGCCGGCAGGCATTGCAACCCTTGATCTTTCAGTTGATTCGGACTCCGTGGACCGAGGCGCCTGGCTCAACCCCGACCTGACGACGCGGCTGGCAGGCGAGGCATTGGCGTCAGGCGCGCGAGCTGTCGTCACCGCCTACGGTGCTGCGCGTCTAGATCACAGTCAGCCGCTAGCGGCGCAGAGCAGCGCCACGATCACCACGGGCATTGATGTCTGGTCGGCCGATGCCACTCAACTGACTGCGCCGTGGGACGGCGAGGTAACCGTTGACGACGACGAACTCATATTGCGTAACGGTTCTCATGAGTTGCGGTTGACCGGCGCAACGTTCAATCCGGCGATCGAACGAGTGGTCCAGGGGGACCCGCTGGCGACAATGCCTGCCGGACAGCGGATCCACCTAGCCGTACACCCGAGCGGGGCGCCCGTAGCGCCGGAGACGGTTCGGCCGGAGTACGCACCAGGCTGGCTGGCGCTCACATCAGATCCCGCCCCGCTGCTCGGGCTGCCTCATCGCCGTTCGGCACAGCAAGACCTGCTGGAACGACGGGCGGCAACGTTCGCCGACGTCCAGGAGCACTACTACACGCGCCCTCCCCAAATCGAGCGCGGCTGGCGGCATCACATGCTGTCCACACGGGGGCGCAGCTACCTGGATATGGTCAACAACGTCACCGTGCTGGGCCATGCACACCCCGCCGTTGCCGACGCCGCGACCCGACAACTCAACCGGCTCAACACCAACTCACGATTCAACTACGCGGTGGTGGTCGAGTTCTGCGAACGCCTCACGGCACTGCTCCCCGATCCTCTGGACACCGTGTTCCTGGTGAACTCAGGTTCTGAGTCCGTCGACCTCGCGATCCGACTTGCCATGGCAGCCACTGGTTCTCGTGATGTCGTCGCCGTTGGCGAGGCCTATCATGGCTGGACGTACGCCACCGATGCGGTGTCGACCTCCACTGCGGACAACCCGAATGCCCTGACCACCCGGCCGGACTGGGTGCACACGGTGGAATCCCCGAACAGCTTCCGCGGCAAATATCGCGGCGCCGAGGCTTGGAAGTATGCCACCGAGGCAGTCGACGTCATCACCGAGCTCGCGCACGGTGGGCGCGCTCCGGCGGCATTCCTCGCCGAAACCGTCTACGGCAACGCCGGTGGAATGGCCCTCCCCGATGGCTACCTGGACGCGGTATACGCCGCGGTTCGGGCCGCCGGCGGGTTGGCGATCGCCGACGAAGTCCAGGTTGCCTACGGTCGTCTGGGCCAATGGTTTTGGGGTTTCGAGCAACAAGGCGTAGTGCCCGACATCGTGACGATTGCCAAAGCGACGGGCAACGGTCATCCCGTCGGCGCGGTCATCACCAGCCGGGCCATCGCAGAGCGTTTCCACGCCGAAGGCTACTTCTTCTCGTCCACCGGTGGCAGCCCGCTGTCGAGCGCTGTCGGCCTGGCGGTACTCGACACGCTCCACGAGGAACGTCTGCAAGACAATGCGATGACCGTAGGGACGCATCTGATCTCGAGGCTCCGGGAACTGGCCACCCGCCACCGGTTGATCGGAACCGTGCACGGCTCTGGTCTCTACATTGGCGTGGAGATGGTCCGCGACCGCGACACGCTGGAAGCCGCACCCGAGGAGACCTTGGCCATCTGTGACCGGATGCTCGAACTCGGTGTCGTGATACAGCCGACCGGTGAACGCAAGAACATCCTGAAGACCAAGCCGCCATTGTGCATCGACATGGACGGCGCCAATCACTATGCCGACATGCTCGACCGTGTCCTCACTGAGGGCTGGTGACACCCGCCGTCGGCCATAAGGCTCCGTCGTCGGGACTCGCCGACCCGGTCCCCCACCGCCATGCCGCCATGTTCCATGTAACGCCGATTCCGGGCAGTCTGCGTTCCGTACCGACGGCGTTTGTGGAGTCATGACATCGGGCAAGATCTACGTATGCGAAATCTCTTTGCCCGTTCGACCGTCGCCGTTCTTGCCGCCGCTCCCATCGCCGCCGTATCGCTGCTCGGAGCCGGGATCGGTTCGGCGGACCCCCTCAACTGCCCCAACGGACAGTTCTGGGATCCGATCACCAACACCTGCCAGACGCCGCGTCCGGCGGACAACTGTGCGCCCGGCGACTACTGGAACCCGTTGTCCAATGCCTGCCGGCCCTTGGGGCAGCTCTAGTACCTGATGCCCCGCGGAACAGCCCCAGGGTGGACACTATGACGTGGCCCTTTCTGCAACAGTGTTCAAAGTCGAACTTGGCATCTCCGATGTCGATCACGGTTACTACGCCGATCACACGCTGACCGTGGCCCGTCATCCCAGTGAAACCGATGAGCGAATGGTGTTGCGGTTGTTGGCATTCGGGCTGCGCGCACACCGGCTCAGCGACGTCGACGGTGATCTGGCGTTCGGGGCGGGCCTGTCCACCCCTGGCGTACCGGACTTGCGGCTCGCGGACTACACGGGCCGGATCCTGGAGTGGATCAATGTCGGCCAGCCCGATGAACGAGCCTTGGGCAAGGCGGCCAGTCAGGCCGACCAGGTGCTCCTATTCCCGTTCGCCACCGGCGTGGCCACCTGGTGGCGCACCGTGGGACCCAAAGTGGCGGGGCTGCGGAACCTGTCGGTGGTGCAGATACCACACGCACCGGTGCAGCAACTGGCCCAAACTGTCGATCGACGGGTCTCGGCGCAGGTAATGGTGATGGAAAGTCAGG
Encoded here:
- a CDS encoding aspartate aminotransferase family protein; amino-acid sequence: MHMANAYDGTGAAGLDPDSRALNERREAVLAPTYRLFYREPVALERAAGVWLYDTAGQRYLDAYNNVPVIGHSHPHVQRLVNDQLGVLNTHTRYLTESVVRYSERLVALFPPALSKVAYTCTGSEAVDLALRTARYQTGAQGIICTSHAYHGVTTAAAEISPSLGPNNPIPPHVVLVDAPDFYREEPREAGEAFVEQVRAAIATLNQRGVGLAGMIVDSVLSSDGVQCDPATFLRPAAELVHDAGGLWIADEVQAGFGRLGTGWWGFERHGLQPDLVVLGKPMGNGIPIAAMVGREEVMAKFGRDMRYFNTFGGNPVSIAAATAVLDVIEEDRLIDNARDSGAYLIAGLRELAQRHRVLGHVRGTGLFVAVEIVVDDERKTPDAAAAAAIVNELRQRRVLISASGKGQNVLKIRPPLPFTAAHADVLLAELDATL
- a CDS encoding ABC transporter ATP-binding protein, which translates into the protein MIEIDHVVKRFDDYVAVDDADFSIGAGEFFSMLGPSGCGKTTTLRMIAGFETPTEGAIRLEGVDVSRTPPNKRNVNTVFQHYALFPHMSVWDNVAYGPRSQKKDKATVKKSVDELLEVVRLTDFAQRKPSQLSGGQQQRVALARALVNYPSALLLDEPLGALDLKLRHVMQFELKRIQREVGITFVYVTHDQEEALTMSDRIAVMNQGKVEQIGTPTEIYDRPATVFVAGFIGQANLWHGRQTGRANRDYIDVEVLGATLKARPGDTAIEFGGQATLMVRPERVRVSMDRPTGDIAAVPAKVVDLTFQGPVLRLALVAADGSPVLAHVGPEQNLPMLRPGDDVYVCWSPDASLVLPAADIPTTEDLEEMLDNT
- a CDS encoding ABC transporter permease; translation: MTEAGVAIAQTIDHGGLAKPGRNFRGTFKLGDLALRIVAGLVLLYLFLPILVIIVFSFNKPAGKFNYTWQGFTWDNWANPFKYPALTEALKLSINVAAVSTLIALVFGTLVAVALVRQRFRGSKAVDTFLVLPLTSPEVVMGASLLTLFLDIGWATGYTTIVIAHIAFQISFIAMTVRARIRGFDWTLEDASLDLGANATRTFFKITLPLIVPGIVAAAMLSFALSLDDFIITYFVSGSTVTYPLYVNAAVKAAVPPQINVLATAILVISLILLGIGTLYRRKRGA
- a CDS encoding ABC transporter permease; protein product: MAGVASSNRQRSKLAPYLMILPALVYLGIFYVVPFVSLFRTSLSTMGGSIYLPKLTFGWDFANYGEALSTYREQILRSFGYALAATVLCILLAFPLAYVIAFKAGRYKNLLLGLVILPFFVTFLIRTLAWKTILADDGWVVSGLNAIGLLPPDGRLLSTSWAVIGGLTYNWVIFMILPLYVSLEKIDPRLLEASRDLYGTNRRMFGKVILPLAMPGVLAGSMLVFIPSVGDFINADYLGSTQTKMIGNVIQRQFLVVKDYPAAAALSFVLMALILVGVLLYTRALGTEDLV
- a CDS encoding NAD-dependent succinate-semialdehyde dehydrogenase codes for the protein MTSAPFQVVNPATGETNPPQDFFDAGQVEAALQGACDAQRSWSARVVDDRVEVLRGVARYHREHLEQMATLAVREMGKPLVQARAEVEFSADIYDYYADHAAQFLADSPIALSGGQGSAAIRKRPIGVVLGIMPWNFPYYQVARFAAPSLAVGNTVLLKPAPQCPDSAAAITEAFAAAGAPTGVYTTVLFDEATIATVIGDSRIAGVSFTGSERAGAMVGQLAGANIKKVVLELGGSDPFLVLDVADLDAAVNAAVEARLDNGGQSCNGAKRFVILDRHYDEFVARFTEKLAAVSPGDPMDEATVLGPLSSVAAATRLEAQVRRATEAGATVLLESTRDGAFYGCGVLADVTPDNPVYAEELFGPVAVVYRAGSEHDAVRIANDTPFGLGSYVFTDDSDQAARVADALQTGMVYVNGVGLDAAELPFGGVKRSGVGRELGALGIEEFVNKQLLRSVDAR
- a CDS encoding polyamine ABC transporter substrate-binding protein; the protein is MATEIDPRLIAQLASRRRFIGGGAAAAAALVLGPSFLAACSKSDNSSGAASGPATPSDDGSPATGKLRISNWPLYMADGFVAAFQTATGLTVDYKEDFNDNEEWFAKNKEPLSRKQDIGADLVVPTQFMAARLNGLGWLNPISESRWTNKKNMRPDLLNAEADPGRKFSAPYMSGMTALAYNRAATGRDITKIDDLWDPAFKGKISLFSDTQDGLGMIMLSQGASVENPTIEGVQKAVDLIKEQKDKGQIRRFTGDDYANDLAAGNVVIAQAYSGDVVQLQKDNPDLKFVVPETGGTTFVDTQVIPYTTQNQKAAEEWINYVYDRANYAKLVAHTQYIPVLTDMTDELNKIDPALGSNPLINPPKETLDNLKTWAALTDEQISEFNKAYTAVTGG